One genomic window of Methanosalsum zhilinae DSM 4017 includes the following:
- a CDS encoding right-handed parallel beta-helix repeat-containing protein → MSNLLIENNIFETSDEGIGLGEGVEIKNIIGNHFSGEGVHIKDYRTAPEMTYIDTLLNENTFGTTVIVQDHEGNIELATIFSSIQAAINEASGGDIIEVASGSYEEVITVDVENITLRSAERHGAVINGTVTIKADNVTVDGFTIRDSEAPVLIEFHGTDGTSILNNRAEASLNSQAKLAAGNWYGASVGDSSIKNNEFVGAVGLYPKDGAVIEIVNNTVNGAYHEGIWLVPDADVVLTIEDNTITDHDLAGDNLSEIKVVSRPASINDETTSGEMKESLLIENSVDSVYLQWATVKDGQSIQDAIDAALEGDTIEVHPGTYTESLSVNKDSLILKSLEKHEAKVDRIRIQADNVRIDGFYLQGDGTLRGAIDETGSRTGYTIENNLIRDHITGIFINDGSDGVIDNNVIDNVVAGIALSSGTSSHTVINNIITNASDECIGIAGPDNNIEKNELRDSSAGIKIFKGTWSLENTIITDNVFCSSNNYAISNEALELIDARYNWWGHPSGPSGAGQGSGAAVSDNVDYRPWLLEAGGERFDFTLVLGQGWNVVSAPSNIEQYEIKGDVAAWLAHTASGWVSDESVISKEFKNPAGAVFVNANETLGVGYIWADFGPGDDFANKQLREGWNLIGVGNTDDSMNRLSNLKYESGEGITSIYSPNVFNQVKDVSYHWQISQMDKTSWKNEDKMYRLDGYWVYLRGSDRVHSVTVEPAGSASDLVSEAI, encoded by the coding sequence ATGTCTAATCTATTGATAGAGAATAATATATTTGAAACATCTGATGAGGGAATAGGACTTGGTGAAGGTGTAGAAATCAAGAACATTATCGGTAACCACTTTTCAGGCGAAGGTGTGCACATAAAAGACTATCGAACTGCCCCTGAAATGACATACATTGATACTTTGTTAAATGAGAATACTTTTGGCACAACTGTTATTGTTCAGGACCATGAAGGAAACATAGAGCTGGCAACTATTTTCAGCAGCATACAGGCTGCGATCAATGAAGCTTCAGGTGGAGACATTATTGAAGTGGCTTCAGGCAGTTATGAAGAAGTTATCACGGTAGATGTGGAAAACATAACTCTCAGGTCTGCAGAAAGGCATGGTGCTGTTATCAATGGCACTGTAACAATAAAGGCAGATAATGTTACAGTGGATGGATTTACAATCAGGGATAGTGAAGCACCTGTTTTGATAGAATTCCATGGTACTGATGGGACTTCAATTCTTAATAACAGAGCAGAAGCAAGTCTTAACTCACAGGCAAAGCTGGCAGCAGGGAACTGGTATGGTGCCAGTGTCGGTGATTCCTCAATAAAAAACAATGAATTTGTTGGGGCAGTTGGTCTCTATCCAAAGGACGGGGCTGTTATAGAGATTGTTAACAATACAGTAAATGGTGCATATCATGAAGGAATATGGCTTGTTCCCGATGCTGATGTAGTGCTAACTATTGAGGATAATACAATAACTGACCATGATCTTGCAGGTGATAATCTTTCAGAAATAAAGGTAGTCAGCAGACCTGCGTCAATCAATGATGAAACAACATCAGGTGAAATGAAAGAATCTCTGTTGATTGAAAATTCAGTAGACTCTGTATACCTGCAGTGGGCAACGGTAAAGGATGGTCAGAGTATTCAGGATGCTATTGATGCAGCGCTTGAGGGTGATACTATAGAGGTACACCCAGGGACCTATACGGAATCACTGTCTGTTAACAAAGACAGCCTTATTTTAAAATCTTTAGAAAAACATGAAGCTAAGGTTGATCGAATAAGAATTCAGGCAGATAATGTAAGGATAGATGGTTTTTACCTGCAGGGAGATGGAACACTTCGTGGTGCCATTGACGAAACGGGTTCCAGGACCGGTTATACAATTGAGAACAACCTTATAAGAGACCATATAACTGGTATTTTCATAAACGACGGATCAGATGGGGTCATTGATAATAACGTAATAGATAACGTTGTTGCTGGTATTGCCCTATCAAGTGGTACATCAAGCCATACTGTCATAAACAATATTATTACAAATGCTTCTGATGAATGTATAGGAATAGCAGGGCCAGATAATAATATTGAGAAGAATGAACTGAGAGATTCGTCTGCAGGTATAAAAATATTTAAGGGCACATGGTCACTGGAAAACACCATCATCACAGATAACGTGTTCTGCAGCAGCAATAACTATGCAATTTCTAATGAAGCTTTAGAATTAATTGATGCCCGTTACAACTGGTGGGGACATCCGTCCGGTCCATCCGGTGCAGGTCAGGGTTCAGGTGCTGCTGTTTCAGATAATGTAGACTATCGTCCATGGCTTCTTGAGGCTGGCGGTGAAAGATTTGATTTCACACTTGTTCTTGGACAGGGCTGGAATGTTGTCTCTGCTCCTTCGAATATTGAACAATATGAGATCAAGGGTGATGTTGCAGCATGGCTGGCACATACAGCATCTGGCTGGGTAAGCGATGAGTCTGTTATATCAAAGGAGTTCAAAAACCCTGCAGGAGCTGTGTTTGTAAATGCCAATGAGACACTTGGTGTAGGTTATATATGGGCTGATTTTGGACCTGGAGATGACTTTGCAAACAAACAGCTCAGAGAAGGCTGGAATCTCATAGGCGTAGGTAATACGGATGATTCCATGAATCGCCTGAGCAATCTGAAATATGAAAGTGGGGAAGGTATAACCTCCATTTACTCTCCAAATGTCTTCAACCAGGTGAAGGATGTAAGTTACCACTGGCAGATATCACAGATGGATAAGACCTCATGGAAAAATGAGGATAAGATGTATCGCCTGGATGGTTACTGGGTTTATCTGCGCGGATCCGATCGGGTGCACAGCGTGACCGTAGAACCTGCAGGATCTGCATCTGACCTGGTTTCTGAAGCCATTTGA